One genomic region from Magallana gigas chromosome 3, xbMagGiga1.1, whole genome shotgun sequence encodes:
- the LOC105318750 gene encoding UPF0046 protein K07C11.7, whose product MNFFYNDHSDTEMLRKVNSFFNQLPHRYKIFVAGNHDTFLTQYSAEEIQKRLPDVTYLQDSFFVCEGIRFYGSPWTIKSKKIKTSKAFTVADTVLRERWGAVDKDTDVLITHTPPYGVLDYSRHLGDSPPESVCQFCDKLHPRAGHAGSFSLREAVLPTIRPKVHLFGHLHGSAGLTEYDGITFSNAAFASKRKFNVIDIYSS is encoded by the exons ATGAATTTCTTTTACAATGACCATAGTGACACAGAGATGTTGAGGAAGGTTAATTCATTCTTTAATCAATTGCCTCACCGATATAAAATATTCGTGGCCGGAAATCATGATACGTTTCTCACTCAATATTCCGCAGAAGAGATTCAAAAGCGGTTACCGGATGTGACGTACTTGCAAGATTCGTTTTTTGTGTGTGAAGGAATAAGGTTTTACGGAAGTCCATGGACAATAAAGTCAAAAAAGATCAAGACGTCAAAGGCCTTTACGGTGGCTGACACCGTCCTTCGGGAGCGCTGGGGTGCCGTAGACAAGGACACTGATGTTCTCATTACCCATACTCCTCCCTATGGGGTGCTAGATTACTCCCGCCATCTTGGCGACTCGCCTCCCGAGTCCGTGTGTCAGTTCTGCGACAAGCTTCACCCCAGAGCGGGCCATGCTGGAAGTTTTAGTCTCAGAGAAGCTGTTCTGCCAACTATCAG ACCAAAGGTTCATCTGTTCGGACACCTGCACGGATCAGCGGGACTCACGGAATACGACGGAATCACGTTTTCCAACGCGGCTTTTGCCTCAAAACGAAAATTTAACGTTATTGACATTTACTCCTCTTGA
- the LOC105318749 gene encoding potassium voltage-gated channel protein Shaw, with protein sequence MTQSASRVKFNIRGRIFETFASTLKAVSDSKLGRLTPEHESYDGNNQEYFFDRDPDLFNVILNLLVTGNLHVPRQVCGALLREELSFWEIGNGNVSKCCWRQYFQHEDDMSVLKDLIDNEDSNSAWIEGETLKERIWLVLNSPGSSKFAKTWYILYLCVVFISIVVFCIWNIEGLRTELYVSDFITHHYPDIHLSGNDKLTTLILTDPVPALFALETGCLVFFMVEWTLGLAVCPRKRDYLTSWTHVVSFVLVFAMLMNFLMEFFKSVLAENEVARWLYFIFKAISMVRLLLFIRVARRFSALRVLLLAIKNSLLELLLMAITFCLGMVFFATLIFYAEITNVESFSNIFISMWWAIITMTTVGYGDIHPSSVAGYIVGVFCALSGLLLLAMPVAIIASNFSEYYSQNNFYQRYLRLQKENRNKETCEMNKIHPHKEAKFDGLSWPAD encoded by the exons ATGACACAAAGTGCAAGTCGGGTCAAATTTAACATCAGAGGAAGGATATTCGAGACGTTTGCATCGACTTTGAAAGCTGTATCGGACTCTAAGCTGGGTCGACTGACCCCGGAGCACGAGTCGTACGACGGCAACAATCAGGAGTACTTTTTTGACAGAGACCCCGACCTCTTCAATGTGATTCTGAACCTACTGGTCACCGGGAACCTGCACGTTCCCCGACAGGTGTGCGGGGCCTTGCTCCGAGAGGAGCTGTCGTTCTGGGAGATAGGGAATGGAAACGTCAGCAAGTGCTGCTGGAGACAGTACTTCCAGCATGAGGACGACATGTCAGTGTTAAAGGACTTGATTGATAATGAAGACAGTAATAGCGCTTGGATAGAAGGCGAGACGCTCAAAGAACGAATTTGGCTTGTTTTGAATAGCCCAGGTTCTTCAAAGTTTGCAAAG ACTTGGTATATATTATATCTGTGCGTTGTGTTCATCAGCATCGTGGTGTTCTGTATCTGGAACATCGAGGGTCTCCGCACGGAGCTTTATGTGTCCGACTTCATCACTCACCACTACCCTGACATCCATCTCTCGGGCAACGACAAGCTGACCACACTCATCCTCACAGACCCCGTGCCTGCTCTGTTCGCCCTGGAGACGGGCTGTCTTGTATTCTTTATGGTTGAGTGGACCCTAGGTCTGGCCGTGTGTCCGAGGAAGAGAGACTACCTCACATCATGGACTCACGTCGTCAGCTTTGTTCTCGTCTTTGCAATGCTGATGAATTTCTTGATGGAGTTCTTCAAGTCTGTCTTGGCTGAGAACGAAGTGGCAAGGTggctgtatttcatttttaaagccATAAGCATGGTACGGCTGCTCCTCTTTATTCGTGTCGCACGCCGGTTTAGCGCATTACGAGTACTGCTTCTCGCCATAAAAAACAGCCTTCTGGAACTATTACTGATGGCTATTACTTTTTGTCTCGGGATGGTGTTCTTCGCAACGTTAATCTTTTACGCTGAAATAACGAACGTTGaatcattttcaaacattttcatatCCATGTGGTGGGCTATTATCACCATGACAACCGTTGGGTATGGAGACATACACCCCAGCTCCGTCGCTGGATACATTGTCGGTGTGTTCTGTGCGTTGTCCGGTCTCCTGCTTCTGGCAATGCCGGTTGCAATTATTGCGTCCAACTTTTCTGAGTACTACagccaaaataatttttaccaaCGTTATCTGAGACTTCAGAAAGAAAACAGAAATAAGGAAACTtgtgaaatgaataaaatccaCCCACACAAAGAAGCGAAGTTTGATGGTTTGAGCTGGCCCGCGGATTAA